In Mucilaginibacter sp. KACC 22063, the genomic stretch CACCTCTTCGGTTACCTTGCGCAGGGTAGTGCTTAGCATAGCCGAGCCAATTACATAAACATAGTTTGAAGAATCTGCTTTGCCCTGATACTCGTAACCTGTACGGCCAATCATATCAATGTTAAGATCGGTAATGGTGCGCTCTAACGGGATTACAGGATGATCGGTATAGTATTCTGAACCTAATAACCCTTTTTCTTCGCCAACGTTACCCAGGAAAAGGATACTGCGGCGAGGGCCATGGCCTTGTTTTTTAGCCTGTGTAAATGCACTTGCAATTTCAAGGATGCCGGTAGTACCAGAACCATCATCATCCGCACCGTTATTTACTTTATCAGGGCCTTCGGTAGTTAAGCCGATATGGTCATAATGTGCGGAGAATACCAGCACTTCGTCTTTCAACTTCGCATCAGAGCCTGGCAGAAAACCAAGTACGTCAACCGCTTTTACATCCTTAACAATATACTGGAAGCTGGCTGCTACAGTAGCTTTAATAGTTTGTACCTGTGGTTCCTGTACCAGCTGCGCATACGTTTTACCACTGTTTTTTAACAGCTGATCGGCAGCAGCAGCGGTAATGCTAAAAATTGGAGTTGGTACATTGGGTCCAGGGTTATCTTTTTTAATTACAATACGCTCAACGTTGCGAGCACGCATACGTGCACCACTGCTGGCTACTATAATTAACGCCGGCTTTTTCGCCATTACTTGCACTAGAGTTTTCTGAAAACGCATGGCCACCTGCCGCGTGGTTTCATTGGCAGCAGGTTTACCTTCGTTGCTGATCAAAACAACTTTATCGGCAAGATCTGTATTTACATCGGTGCCAGCACCTATATAAACTATTTCATTTGCATTGATGTTACCATCAGCAGTAATGCTTAAAGCCACAAAGTCTTTACCAAACTCAAGCGCCGAGCCGTTAACCGTAAAGCTGTTCACTTTGCTTGATACAGAAGAAAGCGGAATATCTAAAAAGTAAGAGCCTTTATTGGCGCCTTGCAAACCTAATTTTTTGAATTCGCCTGCAAGGTAATTGGCGGCTTTTTCTGCGCCTGGCTTGCCTGTTTCACGACCTTCAAACTCATCTGATGCAAGAATACTTAAATGCTTGCGTGCATCATCAACATTAATATAACTGGCAAATTTTTCTGCCACAGGATCTTTTTGTGCAAAGGTGCAGTTTGTTGCAAGTAAGGCAAAAGCACCCAGGTAAATTCTCTTCATTTTTTAGATTATGTAACTGTTAACAAATATGTAATTTTTATTACAGCTGCCAAGTATTGTTTCAATTCCGTTACACATCATATCGGATCTCAGGGGAATGATATGACAAGGCATGTAACATTTGGCTTATCATAAGGTCATAATAGCAACCTTATTTTTTTGATATGAAACATCTTTTTACCATTACCATTCTATTTTTATTTACGGGCATATTGCGCAGCCAGGCACAGGTTGACACCATCAACGTGAGCAGCCATAAGCTGATTACAGCGCAACTTAAACCTGGCTTGCGGCAATACCTTGTTTATTTCCAAAGGGCAGACAGGCATAAAAGCCTATTATTAACCTTATGGACGCGGAACATTAAACTGGAGCAGTTTAACGGTGAGCAGGTGTTTAAAACAGAACAGCACTGGTATGGTAGTGATACTGCCACTTACCGTGCAATAACTTCAATTAATCGTAAGTCTGATTTTGCACCGCTGTATCACTCAGAAAGTATCGGCGGAAAGTTGAAAGCTTACAATTGGGGCCCAAAACAGGTTGCAGGAGCAGATACAGTTAAAGAAAATCTGGCTAAAGATTTTAAACTGAATTTTGAAGTGCCTAATTTGAACTGGAACCTGGATATAGAAACATTTGAGATGCTGCCTTTAGCTAAGGGTAAAATCTTTGCCATTAATTTTTACGATGCGGGACTAACTCCTCCGGCTTACGTAAATTATAAAGTGACCGGAGACGAGATAATTACTTTGTTGGATAATCAAAAGGTTGATTGCTGGAAACTATCTACAGAGGGAAAATCACCTAATGGCACCACATATACCGAGACTTACTGGATAAGCAAGAAAAATCATGAATTTTTGAAGGAAGAAGATAATTTCAACGGCATGTACCGTTATAAGATCAAGTTAAGCGGGGCAGCGCCTGATCTGCTTACACGTTTTAAATAAGAAAAGCGGCATTCGCCGCTTTTCTTATTTGTCCTTAGCTTCTTTAGTTGTAACAATTACAACCCCATTTTTAGCTTTCTTTCCGTATGTCTTTACTGCATCAGCGTCTTTAAGTATATTTATAGATTCTATGTTATCCGGGGCAATGCTTTTCAGGGCATCACCGGCAACCTCTTTACCATCTACAATATATAAAGGTTGTTTTTCAGGGTTTTTCGTATCAATTCTAACTGTTGACCTCGCTTTTGATATACCGGCAGTATCCCCGGTCATAGAAACAATGCGTATTTCATCTAATTTTTTAACTGTATCCCTTGTAACGTTACCCATCTGCTCAGGTTTTGAGAAGCTAATAGGAACGGTATATTGCTGCCTTACCTTTTTCCCATTCTGTGTGCCTGGAATCCATTTAGGCGATGCCTCTAAAACACGTATAGCCTCTTTAGCAAATGGATCTTTGCCCCTTAATACATGTATATCACTAAGGCTGCCATCCATTTCAACAATAAACTGTACTATCACTTTTTCAGGGCCAGGAGCATCTTTAGGGTAACGGATTGACTTGCCCAAATATTTGCTAAAAGCTGTTAAACCGCCAGGGAATTCTGCCGTATGTTCAACAGCAGTAAATACTGCACCTTTTGCTTTTGTCGTATCCTCATTAGCAGTATGCAGTGGCGCCTTTAATTCTTCAGTTATAGGCTCAGAGGCTTGTGTTCTTGGCGATAAGATTTCTGCGCCCTGCCCATTATCCTCATTACCTGAATTAGTGGCATTGTCTTTTTGCGCCGGGTCGACAACAATGTCTAACACCTTTTGCGTTTTAGAGTTCAGTGCCTGTACTACATAATTGGTACGTGTTGTTGCTGCTGAGAGGATCAGCATTAATGCAAACAGTGGCGCCGACAAGCCATACTTAAGCAAGGCCCTGCGTTTAGAGTTGTTTTTTTGTAACATCATAATTCGTTGTTTTAATAAACTGTGATTAAAGAAAGGGTTTACCAACTGGTGTGCCGGTGTTTTAAAGGTTTCGCTTAATAGTAGCAATGCATATTCTGACTTGCTGGTGCCGCTTTTTATAGCGTTGCGGTCGGCAATAAACTCGTGGATATGCTTAACCGCTTTACGATATAAATAAACAATAGGATTAAACCAGCAGGCAATCATCACCAATTCAATCAACAGCACATCGGCAGAATGCCATTGCTTAGCATGCACTTCCTCGTGCGCCATAATAATATCCTTATCAGCAATTTTTCCACTCAGTTTTATCGTTCCGAAAAACGAGTAGGCATCGTCACTTTGATTATCCTTAAGGCTTCGGCGCACCAATATCAACTGCATGATCAGCTTGCCAGCTAAGATGATAATACCCGCGAAGTATATAAAGCCGATGATCTGTCCAATGGTATAATGCTGTAAGGTGTCCTGCTGCTGAATATTGCCAATGCTTATCGGCTGTAGCTGATAGATGGTTTGATTGATACGTTGGGTGATAAACAGGTTGCGCACCCAATCAGACTGGATTAATGGAATAATAAACGATAAAACTGCTGAGCTAACCAGGTAAACCCTGTTGAGCTGAAAGAATGTTTCGCGCTTGAATAGTAAGGCATAGAAGCCATAAAACAGCGCCAAATAAATGTTTGCCAGTATCAGATATTGCCACCAGGTCATAACTATTTATCTTTAAGTTTTTCAATCAGTTTCATAATCTCATCGGCTTCTTTCATGTCAATTTTTTCTTTTTGCACAAAGAAGGAGAACATCCGTTTAACCGAGTTATCAAAGTAGCCGGTCAGCAACTTATCGGTCGCAAAATTTTGGTATTGCTCTTTGCTGATCAGAGGATAGTATTCGTGGCTTTTGCCATGTGCGGTATGCCCCACAAAGCCCTTGGTTTCCAGTATGCGTATAAAGGTAGATACCGTATTATACGCTGGTTTAGGCTCGGGTAACTGATCTATTACGTCTTTTACAAATCCCTTTTTTATCTGCCACAGTACCTGCATTAACTGCTCTTCGGCACGTGTCAATTCTTTCATTTCCATCATCAGTTTTTGTTTATATTACTATATATCACAGGGCTGCATTGTGCAAACCTGCTCTTAGCGGTTATGTTAATTTTATAGTTTTGAATAAATGAATTCAGCAAGGATAAAAATCTTTGCTGCTTGACCTCTTGCAGTCCGACAGGGGCAAGGTTGACCAGATAATAGCTTATACTGCCATCAGGCTCAAAATACACGCGATTAAATATGCGTACAGGTTTGTCCCAGTAAAAATCATTTTTATTCAGATAGGTACTCAAATCCTGCATCATATTACTGTATGCTGCTATCAGTCGCTTTTCGTCATCACCTTTAAAAACAACCTCACCGGCACCAATCGCACCTGGATATTTTTTGTCCAAGCTTTGCATGCTGTAGCCTTTAGCCTCAGCTTGTTGAAAAGTATCAGCAATATGCTGCGCTTGCGCATACTTAATACCAAGTGCAAATACGATTATCAGTAGTTTTTTCATGATATTGACTGCTAATAGCATGAAGGTATAACTAAATATTTAGTTATACAAATTATTTTACAAACTTTTATTTATTACTGAGGGTTAATAAATAAACACCTATATAAATGCATATTACTTTTCATGGTGCTGCACGTAATGTAACGGGCAGCAAACACATGGTGCAACTGAATGATGGCACCAATATATTATTAGACTGCGGCATGTTTCAGGGATTATACAATGCCGATGACCTGAACGGGCACTTTGGTTTTAACCCTAAAAAGGTTGATTATCTGATATTATCGCACGCACATATTGATCATTGCGGATTGATCCCAAGATTAGTGAAAGAAGGATTTGAAGGGCAGATTTTTTCGACACCTGCAACCATGAACCTGGCCCGCATACTGATGGCAGATTCGGCACGCATACAAACTTCTGACGCCGAATACGCAAATAGCTATCGCGAAAGAAAAGGCTTGCCGCTGGAAGACCCCATGTATACCGAAGAGGATGCTATGGCAGCTATGAGCTTATTTAAGGTGGTAGAATACAATGAAGATTACGAAATATCTCCTCGTGTAAAAGTTCGCTTTACAGATGCCGGTCACGTAATTGGCAGCGCTGCTGTACATTTAACCATTTTAGAAGATGGCAAATACACGCAAATTACTTTTAGCGGTGATGTTGGCCGTTACGGCGACCTGATCTTAAGAAGCCCGCAGCCATTTCCACAGGCGGATTATATCTTGCTGGAGTCAACCTATGGCGATTCGCTTCATAAAGACCTTAAACCAATTGCAACCGCACTACATGATATCATACAGCATACCTGTAACGTGCGCCACGGCAAGGTAATTATCCCGGCGTTCAGTGTTGGCCGTACGCAGGAATTACTTTTTGCTTTAAACTCGCTTGAGTTAGATGGCAAATTACCAGATGTGCCTTATTATGTAGACAGCCCGCTTGCCGACCAGGCTACACAGGTTTTAAAGGATCACCCGGAAGAATATAATAAAGGTGTAACGGAGATTATGAAAGTGGATGCCGATCCCTTCTCTTTTAAAGGATTGCGCTTTGTCCAGTCTACAGAAGAGTCTATTGCCCTTAATAATGATCCGCGACCATGTGTGATTATCTCTTCATCAGGCATGGCCGAAGCCGGCCGTGTAAGGCACCATATACGTAACAATATCGGCCAGGAAAAAAACACCATACTTATTGTTGGTTACTGCGAACCATCATCTTTGGGTGGGCATTTGCTGGCAGGGGACCGTGTGGTAAATATCTTCCATGAAGATTATGATGTAAAGTGCGAGGTGAAGTCGATCAAATCCATGAGTGCTCATGGCGATTATGAAGACCTGCTCAAATTTATGTCGTGCCAGGATCCCGCGCAGGTGAAAAAAGTATTTTTAGTACATGGCGAGTTTGAAACGCAAAAGCACTTTGCTCAAAAGTTAGAGAACGTGGGCTTTAAAAATGTAGAAATACCTTATCAGCATCAGCGTGTCGAATTAGGAAATGAAGAAGCCCCGGCAACGGAAGAACCATCAGCAGCTTAATTAGCTGCTGCAACTATTTGCCGAACAGAACGCTAACGCCTATATTAGCTTTTTATACACCCCTAAAAAGCTATGAAAAAACTTATCTGTTTACCGTTAGCTGTTCTGCTGGGCGGTTCTACATTTGCGCAAACCATGAATTTGAAAACGCTGCCTTACCCGGCTACCAAAAAGGTAGACACGGTTGATAAATATTTCGATACCACCGTACCCGACCCGTATCGCTGGCTGGAAAATGACCATGCTACTGATACCAAAGCCTGGGTACAGGAGGAAAATAAAGTAACCCGCGCCTATCTTGACCAGATCCCTTACCGCGATGCCATACGCAAGCGACTGGAGGTATTGTGGAACTATGAAAAGTTTGGCGCCCCCATGATTGAAGGTGACTGGACCTACTACAGCCGTAACAGCGGCTTGCAAAACCAAAACGTTGTTTACCGGCAAAAGCCCGGACAGGAACCCGAGGTTTTCCTTGACCCGAATACCTTCTCTAAAGATGGAACTACCTCTTTACAGGGAATGGATTTCACCAAAGATGGCAGCCTGGTTGCCTACCAGATCTCAGAAGGCGGGTCCGATTGGCGCAAGGTAATTGTTCTTAATGCTGCAACTAAATCGCAAGTAGGAGATACCCTGCGTGACGTTAAGTTCAGTGGCATAGCCTGGAAGGGAAATGAAGGCTTTTATTACAGCAGTTATGACAAGCCTAAAGAAGGCAGCACCCTCAGCGGGATGACGCAGTATCATAAATTGTACTATCATCAATTGGGCACCCCTCAAAATACAGACAAATTGGTTTTTGGCGGTGAACAAACGCCGCGCCGTTACATAGGTGCTTACTTAACCGAAGATGAACGTTACCTGGTAATCACTGCGGCCAATAGTACAACAGGTAATGAATTGTATATCCAGGATCTGTCGCAGCCTAATAGCAGTATTGTGCCTATTGTTAACAATTTCGACAATGAGCATAGTGTGGTAGATAATGTTGGAAGTAAGCTTTACATCTACACTAATCTTTACGCACCTAACCATAAGGTAGTAACAGTTGATGCTGCCAATCCTAAAATCACGCTGTGGAAAGACCTTATCCCGCAAACTAAAAATGCGCTTACCGTGACTACTGGCGGCGGTAAATTATTCGCAGAATACTTGCAGGACGCCACTTCATTTGTACAGCAATATAATATGGATGGCAAGCTTGAGCACACTGTCGAGCTGCCGGGTGTGGGTACGGCTGCCATTTACGGCACCAGGAAGAATGAAAAGCAACTTTATTATACTTTCACATCATACATATACCCGCCAACTGTTTTTAAGTATGATGTAAATACAGGGAAGTCTGTTGTATGGAAAAAACCTGACGTGCAGTTTGACCCTAATCTGTACGAGTCAAAACAGGTATTTTATAAATCAAAGGACGGCACCCGCATCCCAATGATTATCACCTATAAAAAGGGTATTGTTTTAAATGGCCATAACCCTACCATGCTGTATGCCTACGGCGGTTTTGGTGTGAGTTTAACACCTGCTTTTAGCACCAGCAACATTGTGCTGCTTGAACATGGCGGCGTATATGCTGTTCCTAACCTGCGTGGGGGTGGTGAGTATGGCGAAACCTGGCATAAGGCCGGTACCAAGCTGCATAAGCAGAATGTATTTGACGATTTTATTGCTGCTGCCGAATACCTGATCAAAAATAAATATACATCTAAAGACTACCTGGCTATATCGGGCGGATCAAACGGCGGGTTGTTAATTGGCGCGACCATGACACAGCGTCCGGACCTATGCAAGGTTGCTTTCCCGGCTGTAGGTGTAATGGATATGCTGCGCTATAATAAATTTACAGCAGGTGCAGGATGGGCTTATGATTATGGTACGGCAGAAGATTCGCCCGAGATGTTTGCATACCTGTATCATTATTCGCCATACCATGCTTTAAAACCGGCAGAATACCCTGCTACAATGGTAACCACTGCCGATCATGACGATCGCGTGGTACCGGCACACTCATTTAAATTTGCAGCCCGTTTACAGGAGATGCAAAAAGGCACAGCACCTGTACTAATCCGTATTGAAACCAATGCAGGCCACGGCGCCGGACAAAGCACTGCACAAGTGATTAATCAGCAGGCAGATAAGTGGGCGTTTATGTTTGCCAACATGGGCATCAACTGGTAATAAGAAAAGTAATTCTTAAAAAGGCCATAATTT encodes the following:
- a CDS encoding M28 family peptidase, with the translated sequence MKRIYLGAFALLATNCTFAQKDPVAEKFASYINVDDARKHLSILASDEFEGRETGKPGAEKAANYLAGEFKKLGLQGANKGSYFLDIPLSSVSSKVNSFTVNGSALEFGKDFVALSITADGNINANEIVYIGAGTDVNTDLADKVVLISNEGKPAANETTRQVAMRFQKTLVQVMAKKPALIIVASSGARMRARNVERIVIKKDNPGPNVPTPIFSITAAAADQLLKNSGKTYAQLVQEPQVQTIKATVAASFQYIVKDVKAVDVLGFLPGSDAKLKDEVLVFSAHYDHIGLTTEGPDKVNNGADDDGSGTTGILEIASAFTQAKKQGHGPRRSILFLGNVGEEKGLLGSEYYTDHPVIPLERTITDLNIDMIGRTGYEYQGKADSSNYVYVIGSAMLSTTLRKVTEEVNSKYTHLDLDYKYDDPNDPNRFYYRSDHYNFAKHNVPIIFYFDGEHQDYHKPGDEVSKINFPLLVKRAQLVFYTGWDLANRDVRPIVDVNTTPQGNK
- a CDS encoding M56 family metallopeptidase; this encodes MTWWQYLILANIYLALFYGFYALLFKRETFFQLNRVYLVSSAVLSFIIPLIQSDWVRNLFITQRINQTIYQLQPISIGNIQQQDTLQHYTIGQIIGFIYFAGIIILAGKLIMQLILVRRSLKDNQSDDAYSFFGTIKLSGKIADKDIIMAHEEVHAKQWHSADVLLIELVMIACWFNPIVYLYRKAVKHIHEFIADRNAIKSGTSKSEYALLLLSETFKTPAHQLVNPFFNHSLLKQRIMMLQKNNSKRRALLKYGLSAPLFALMLILSAATTRTNYVVQALNSKTQKVLDIVVDPAQKDNATNSGNEDNGQGAEILSPRTQASEPITEELKAPLHTANEDTTKAKGAVFTAVEHTAEFPGGLTAFSKYLGKSIRYPKDAPGPEKVIVQFIVEMDGSLSDIHVLRGKDPFAKEAIRVLEASPKWIPGTQNGKKVRQQYTVPISFSKPEQMGNVTRDTVKKLDEIRIVSMTGDTAGISKARSTVRIDTKNPEKQPLYIVDGKEVAGDALKSIAPDNIESINILKDADAVKTYGKKAKNGVVIVTTKEAKDK
- a CDS encoding MBL fold metallo-hydrolase RNA specificity domain-containing protein, yielding MHITFHGAARNVTGSKHMVQLNDGTNILLDCGMFQGLYNADDLNGHFGFNPKKVDYLILSHAHIDHCGLIPRLVKEGFEGQIFSTPATMNLARILMADSARIQTSDAEYANSYRERKGLPLEDPMYTEEDAMAAMSLFKVVEYNEDYEISPRVKVRFTDAGHVIGSAAVHLTILEDGKYTQITFSGDVGRYGDLILRSPQPFPQADYILLESTYGDSLHKDLKPIATALHDIIQHTCNVRHGKVIIPAFSVGRTQELLFALNSLELDGKLPDVPYYVDSPLADQATQVLKDHPEEYNKGVTEIMKVDADPFSFKGLRFVQSTEESIALNNDPRPCVIISSSGMAEAGRVRHHIRNNIGQEKNTILIVGYCEPSSLGGHLLAGDRVVNIFHEDYDVKCEVKSIKSMSAHGDYEDLLKFMSCQDPAQVKKVFLVHGEFETQKHFAQKLENVGFKNVEIPYQHQRVELGNEEAPATEEPSAA
- a CDS encoding prolyl oligopeptidase family serine peptidase; this translates as MKKLICLPLAVLLGGSTFAQTMNLKTLPYPATKKVDTVDKYFDTTVPDPYRWLENDHATDTKAWVQEENKVTRAYLDQIPYRDAIRKRLEVLWNYEKFGAPMIEGDWTYYSRNSGLQNQNVVYRQKPGQEPEVFLDPNTFSKDGTTSLQGMDFTKDGSLVAYQISEGGSDWRKVIVLNAATKSQVGDTLRDVKFSGIAWKGNEGFYYSSYDKPKEGSTLSGMTQYHKLYYHQLGTPQNTDKLVFGGEQTPRRYIGAYLTEDERYLVITAANSTTGNELYIQDLSQPNSSIVPIVNNFDNEHSVVDNVGSKLYIYTNLYAPNHKVVTVDAANPKITLWKDLIPQTKNALTVTTGGGKLFAEYLQDATSFVQQYNMDGKLEHTVELPGVGTAAIYGTRKNEKQLYYTFTSYIYPPTVFKYDVNTGKSVVWKKPDVQFDPNLYESKQVFYKSKDGTRIPMIITYKKGIVLNGHNPTMLYAYGGFGVSLTPAFSTSNIVLLEHGGVYAVPNLRGGGEYGETWHKAGTKLHKQNVFDDFIAAAEYLIKNKYTSKDYLAISGGSNGGLLIGATMTQRPDLCKVAFPAVGVMDMLRYNKFTAGAGWAYDYGTAEDSPEMFAYLYHYSPYHALKPAEYPATMVTTADHDDRVVPAHSFKFAARLQEMQKGTAPVLIRIETNAGHGAGQSTAQVINQQADKWAFMFANMGINW
- a CDS encoding BlaI/MecI/CopY family transcriptional regulator, with product MEMKELTRAEEQLMQVLWQIKKGFVKDVIDQLPEPKPAYNTVSTFIRILETKGFVGHTAHGKSHEYYPLISKEQYQNFATDKLLTGYFDNSVKRMFSFFVQKEKIDMKEADEIMKLIEKLKDK
- a CDS encoding DUF3108 domain-containing protein, translated to MKHLFTITILFLFTGILRSQAQVDTINVSSHKLITAQLKPGLRQYLVYFQRADRHKSLLLTLWTRNIKLEQFNGEQVFKTEQHWYGSDTATYRAITSINRKSDFAPLYHSESIGGKLKAYNWGPKQVAGADTVKENLAKDFKLNFEVPNLNWNLDIETFEMLPLAKGKIFAINFYDAGLTPPAYVNYKVTGDEIITLLDNQKVDCWKLSTEGKSPNGTTYTETYWISKKNHEFLKEEDNFNGMYRYKIKLSGAAPDLLTRFK